From Arthrobacter sp. FW306-2-2C-D06B, a single genomic window includes:
- a CDS encoding alpha/beta fold hydrolase codes for MQKQRVVFVHGAGTFGAAAWPKQHGMALAYDALFLKRHGFDAQAEPLESDVAADVDIILECLGGREVVSGSSPARGGHVVAHSQGAISAMLAAVERPDLVRSLVLVEPACLSLTAELPATAAYRALMEPLFRVRHELSDDDYQREFVRRAFSSEAAVLSTPEARRTARRLRLQAPPWEAPLHIVPGVPTLVLTGGWEPLYEEIAGYLQETGALHRVAAGGHRPHDSAEGDRMIRSFIADVSRTGSVQAS; via the coding sequence ATGCAAAAGCAGCGCGTTGTGTTCGTCCATGGAGCAGGCACATTCGGCGCTGCCGCTTGGCCGAAGCAGCACGGCATGGCGCTGGCCTACGATGCACTGTTCCTGAAACGCCACGGGTTTGACGCGCAGGCCGAGCCTTTGGAATCCGATGTTGCGGCCGACGTGGACATTATCCTGGAGTGCCTCGGAGGGCGGGAGGTCGTGTCAGGTTCCAGCCCCGCACGTGGAGGCCATGTCGTAGCGCACTCCCAAGGGGCGATTTCAGCAATGTTGGCCGCGGTGGAGCGGCCGGACCTGGTCCGGTCCCTCGTGCTGGTGGAACCGGCCTGTCTTTCCTTGACGGCTGAGCTGCCCGCCACTGCGGCTTACCGGGCACTCATGGAGCCGTTGTTCCGGGTCCGGCACGAACTCAGCGATGACGATTACCAACGCGAATTCGTCCGCAGGGCGTTTTCCTCTGAGGCGGCCGTTCTCAGTACCCCGGAGGCCCGGCGTACCGCCCGGCGCCTGCGGCTCCAGGCTCCGCCGTGGGAAGCGCCCCTGCACATCGTGCCCGGAGTCCCCACGCTTGTCCTGACCGGTGGTTGGGAACCCCTTTACGAAGAGATCGCCGGCTACTTGCAGGAAACCGGCGCCCTCCACCGCGTTGCGGCTGGAGGACACCGGCCTCATGATTCAGCTGAAGGAGACCGGATGATCCGGTCCTTCATCGCGGACGTCAGCCGCACCGGATCAGTGCAAGCTTCCTGA